Part of the Yersinia hibernica genome, TCGCGCAAATTATTAATATTTAACACCGCAGTTGCCAGCAAACCACAGGCGGTCGCGGGTAGCATGACGATACTGTCAAAGTGCCCGGCTTGGAGATAATAAGTCCCGGCGACACTCAGCCAGCCGAAGAAAACTAAGACTGAAATATCACCTAACCCCATATAACCATAGGGTTTACTGCCGACGGTATAGGTAATGGCGGCCACAATCGCCATCAACCCGAGCAGTAAAAAACCTAAAATATCGCTGGGTTTCTCACAGGCGACGGCAATGAGGGCGATACCCGAAATAACCGTCAGGCTGACAGTTATTATCAGCGCAATTTTCATTTGGTGGCGGGTAATCATCCCTTTTTGCATGCCCCTCAATGGCCCGATACGCTCTTCGGTATCACTGCCCTTAATGGCATCGCCATAATCATTGGCGAGATTGGACAAAATTTGCAGCAGACCCGCGGTCAACAAGGCGAGCAAAGCGACGGCGGGTTTAAAGCTACCGAGCCAGACAGCGAGGGCTGAACCGGTAACGATAGAGGCAAAGGCCAGTGGCAGTGTTCTTGGCCGTAGGCTTTCCAGCCAAGCCTGGGTCTGGCTGGTGTTGGTTGATAGGCTCATTTTCTGCTTCATTTTATAGGAG contains:
- a CDS encoding 1,4-dihydroxy-2-naphthoate polyprenyltransferase, encoding MSLSTNTSQTQAWLESLRPRTLPLAFASIVTGSALAVWLGSFKPAVALLALLTAGLLQILSNLANDYGDAIKGSDTEERIGPLRGMQKGMITRHQMKIALIITVSLTVISGIALIAVACEKPSDILGFLLLGLMAIVAAITYTVGSKPYGYMGLGDISVLVFFGWLSVAGTYYLQAGHFDSIVMLPATACGLLATAVLNINNLRDIENDKANGKNTFAVRLGPVVARYYHALLIAAAICCLALFSLLNLHSWAGWIFLLAVPLLVKHALFVLREPTAAGMRPMLEHMVKAALLTNILFAIGLVLS